In one window of Pseudodesulfovibrio sediminis DNA:
- the aprB gene encoding adenylyl-sulfate reductase subunit beta gives MPTFVNPEKCDGCKGGEKTACMYICPNDLMILDADEMKAYNQEPSACWECYSCVKICPQGAIEARPYADFAPMGGTSIPMRSAEDIMWTIKFRNGSVKRFKFPIRTTPEGSIKPFEGKPEPTDLDNELLFTETELVAPIATAMEEASITEADLKKEWKMEDYASLV, from the coding sequence ATGCCGACTTTTGTTAACCCGGAAAAATGTGACGGCTGTAAAGGCGGAGAAAAGACTGCCTGCATGTACATTTGCCCGAACGATCTGATGATCCTGGATGCTGATGAAATGAAGGCATACAACCAGGAACCTTCCGCATGTTGGGAGTGTTACTCCTGCGTAAAGATTTGCCCTCAGGGCGCAATCGAAGCTCGTCCGTATGCTGACTTCGCACCCATGGGTGGTACTTCCATCCCGATGCGTTCCGCTGAAGACATCATGTGGACCATTAAATTCCGTAACGGTAGCGTGAAACGCTTCAAGTTCCCCATCCGTACCACTCCTGAAGGTTCCATCAAGCCTTTCGAAGGCAAGCCCGAGCCGACCGATCTCGACAACGAACTGCTGTTCACCGAGACCGAGCTCGTCGCCCCGATCGCAACTGCTATGGAAGAGGCTTCTATTACTGAAGCTGACCTGAAGAAAGAGTGGAAGATGGAAGATTACGCCAGCCTGGTCTAG
- the sat gene encoding sulfate adenylyltransferase encodes MSNLVAPHGGKGLVCCLLEGAELEAEVKKAEGLKTLEISDRAKGDIIMMGIGGFSPLSGFMTQADWKGVCADFLMADGTFWPIPITLDTNDEDVAVGDEVALKAADGTVYATMAVEEKYEMTEADKKWECEQVYKGEGEESADDVFWKIAMEDHPGVQMVMAQGKYNLAGPVKVLSEGDYAARFPGVYLTPAQIRAEMEKRGWSNVAALQLRNPMHRSHEFLAKIAVEVCDGVVIHSLIGNLKPGDIPGDVRIECIQILIDNYFVPENVINAGYPLDMRYAGPREGLIHATFRQNYGINNMLIGRDHAGVGDFYGLFEAQDIFKKIPYQDGCTAEPGKALLCKNMNIDWTFYCYKCDGMASMRTCPHTKEDRVILSGTKLRKALSEGAEVVDHFGRDEVLVRLREYYASLTEKVEVKMQKAASGADM; translated from the coding sequence ATGTCCAACCTCGTAGCACCTCACGGTGGAAAAGGTCTCGTCTGCTGCCTGCTCGAAGGCGCAGAGCTCGAAGCTGAAGTTAAAAAAGCTGAAGGTCTGAAGACCCTCGAAATTTCTGACCGCGCCAAGGGCGATATCATCATGATGGGTATCGGCGGCTTCTCTCCGCTGAGCGGCTTCATGACCCAGGCTGACTGGAAGGGCGTCTGCGCCGACTTCCTGATGGCCGACGGCACCTTCTGGCCCATCCCCATCACTCTTGACACCAACGACGAAGATGTCGCTGTTGGTGACGAAGTCGCTCTGAAAGCCGCTGATGGTACCGTTTACGCTACCATGGCCGTCGAAGAAAAGTACGAGATGACTGAAGCCGACAAGAAGTGGGAATGCGAACAGGTCTACAAAGGCGAAGGCGAAGAGTCCGCTGACGATGTCTTCTGGAAGATCGCCATGGAAGATCATCCGGGCGTCCAGATGGTTATGGCTCAGGGCAAGTACAACCTGGCCGGCCCCGTCAAAGTCCTCTCCGAGGGCGACTACGCTGCTCGTTTCCCCGGTGTCTACCTGACCCCCGCCCAGATCCGTGCCGAGATGGAAAAACGTGGCTGGTCCAACGTTGCCGCTCTGCAGCTGCGTAACCCCATGCACCGCTCCCACGAATTCCTGGCCAAGATCGCTGTTGAAGTTTGCGACGGCGTCGTCATTCACTCCCTGATCGGTAACCTGAAGCCGGGCGACATCCCGGGTGACGTCCGCATCGAGTGCATCCAGATCCTCATCGACAACTACTTCGTTCCCGAGAACGTCATCAACGCCGGTTACCCCCTGGACATGCGTTATGCTGGTCCCCGTGAAGGTCTCATCCACGCTACCTTCCGTCAGAACTACGGCATCAACAACATGCTCATCGGTCGTGACCACGCTGGCGTCGGCGACTTCTACGGTCTGTTCGAAGCTCAGGACATCTTCAAGAAGATCCCTTACCAGGATGGTTGCACCGCCGAGCCCGGAAAGGCCCTGCTCTGCAAGAACATGAACATCGACTGGACCTTCTACTGCTACAAGTGCGACGGCATGGCTTCCATGCGTACGTGCCCCCATACCAAGGAAGACCGCGTCATCCTGTCCGGTACCAAGCTGCGTAAGGCCCTTTCCGAAGGCGCCGAAGTCGTCGACCACTTTGGTCGTGACGAAGTCCTCGTGCGTCTGCGCGAGTACTACGCATCCCTGACCGAAAAGGTCGAGGTCAAGATGCAGAAAGCTGCTTCCGGCGCAGACATGTAG
- the aprA gene encoding adenylyl-sulfate reductase subunit alpha, which translates to MPLLPSKEASKGVALAEPEIIEKDVDILMVGGGMGNCGAAFEAMRWIEKVDPSITLELVDKAAIERGGAVAQGLSAINTYCGDNDVDDYVRMVRTDLMGIVREDLIFDLGRHVDDSVHLFEEWGLPVWVKKDGKNLDGAKAKAEGLAIRNGDAPVRSGRWQIMINGESYKCIVAEAAKNAIGEDRYVERVFIVKMLLDANEPNRIAGAVGFSTRENKVYLYKCNAAVVACGGAVNVYRPRSTGEGMGRAWYPVWNAGSTYTMVAQVGGEMTMMENRFVPARFKDGYGPVGAWFLLFKAKATNYKGEDYCETNRAMLKPYEDRGYAKGHVIPTCLRNHMMLREMREGRGPIFMDTKTALLNTVGGDLSGPEWKHLESEAWEDFLDMCVGQANLWAATNCAPEDRGSEIMPTEPYLLGSHSGCCGIWCSGPDEEWVPESYKVKADNGKVYNRMTTVNGLWTCADGVGASGHKFSSGSHAEGRIVGKQMVRWVVDHKDFKPSLKENAADLAKEIYQPWYTYEENKGGSTDPVVNPAYITPHNFMMRLVKCTDEYGGGVATLYMTSKALLNTGFWLLGMMEEDSKKLAARDLHELMRCWEQFHRLWTVRLHMQHIEFREESRYPGFYYRGDFMGLDDSKWKCFCNSKYDPATGVTTVFKKPYVKIIPDA; encoded by the coding sequence ATGCCTCTGCTTCCCAGCAAAGAAGCTTCCAAAGGTGTTGCTCTCGCCGAGCCGGAAATCATCGAGAAAGACGTTGATATTCTGATGGTCGGCGGCGGCATGGGTAACTGTGGTGCAGCTTTTGAAGCTATGCGTTGGATCGAGAAAGTTGATCCTTCCATCACCCTCGAGCTCGTCGACAAAGCTGCCATCGAACGTGGTGGTGCTGTTGCACAGGGCCTGTCTGCCATTAACACCTACTGCGGTGACAACGATGTTGACGATTACGTCCGCATGGTTCGTACTGACCTCATGGGCATCGTTCGTGAAGACTTGATCTTCGACCTCGGCCGCCACGTTGATGATTCCGTTCACCTCTTCGAAGAATGGGGTCTCCCCGTTTGGGTCAAGAAAGACGGCAAGAACCTCGACGGCGCCAAAGCTAAGGCTGAAGGCCTGGCCATCCGTAACGGCGACGCTCCGGTTCGTTCCGGTCGTTGGCAGATCATGATCAACGGTGAGTCCTACAAGTGCATCGTTGCTGAAGCTGCAAAGAACGCCATTGGCGAAGACCGCTACGTTGAGCGTGTGTTCATCGTTAAGATGCTGCTGGACGCCAACGAGCCCAACCGCATCGCTGGTGCTGTTGGTTTCTCCACTCGTGAGAACAAAGTTTACCTGTACAAGTGCAACGCTGCTGTTGTCGCTTGTGGTGGTGCTGTTAACGTTTACCGCCCCCGCTCCACTGGTGAGGGTATGGGTCGTGCATGGTACCCGGTATGGAACGCTGGTTCCACCTACACCATGGTTGCCCAGGTTGGCGGCGAAATGACCATGATGGAAAACCGCTTCGTCCCCGCCCGTTTCAAAGACGGTTACGGTCCGGTCGGCGCATGGTTCCTTCTCTTCAAGGCCAAAGCTACCAACTACAAAGGTGAAGATTACTGCGAGACCAACCGTGCTATGCTGAAGCCTTACGAGGATCGCGGCTACGCCAAGGGTCACGTTATCCCCACCTGCCTGCGTAACCACATGATGCTCCGTGAAATGCGTGAAGGCCGCGGCCCGATCTTCATGGACACCAAGACTGCCCTGCTGAACACCGTCGGCGGCGACCTGTCCGGTCCCGAATGGAAGCACCTCGAGTCTGAGGCTTGGGAAGACTTCCTCGACATGTGTGTTGGCCAGGCCAACCTCTGGGCTGCTACCAACTGCGCTCCTGAAGACCGCGGTTCCGAGATCATGCCCACCGAGCCTTACCTCCTCGGTTCCCACTCCGGTTGCTGCGGCATCTGGTGTTCCGGTCCCGACGAAGAATGGGTTCCCGAGTCCTACAAGGTCAAAGCTGACAACGGTAAGGTCTACAACCGTATGACCACCGTCAACGGCCTCTGGACCTGTGCTGATGGTGTTGGCGCTTCCGGTCACAAGTTCTCCTCCGGTTCCCATGCTGAAGGCCGCATCGTCGGTAAGCAGATGGTCCGTTGGGTTGTTGACCACAAGGACTTCAAGCCTTCCCTGAAAGAAAACGCTGCTGACCTCGCCAAAGAGATCTACCAGCCCTGGTACACATACGAAGAGAACAAGGGCGGTTCCACCGATCCTGTTGTCAACCCCGCTTACATCACTCCCCACAACTTCATGATGCGCCTCGTTAAGTGCACCGATGAATACGGTGGTGGTGTTGCTACCCTGTACATGACCTCCAAGGCTCTGCTGAACACCGGTTTCTGGCTGCTCGGCATGATGGAAGAAGATTCCAAGAAGCTCGCAGCTCGTGACCTCCACGAACTGATGCGCTGCTGGGAACAGTTCCACCGCCTCTGGACCGTCCGTCTGCACATGCAGCACATCGAGTTCCGCGAAGAATCCCGTTACCCGGGCTTCTACTACCGCGGCGACTTCATGGGCCTGGATGACTCCAAATGGAAGTGCTTCTGTAACTCCAAGTACGATCCCGCCACTGGCGTGACTACTGTCTTCAAGAAGCCTTACGTTAAGATCATCCCCGACGCCTAA
- a CDS encoding DMT family transporter, with protein sequence MNERSRAMILMAVTALIWSSGGLAIKLVDINPMAITGFRSMLAALTLGVLFRRRLHFCFSPIQWGAAMGYAGLLITNVVATKLTTSANAILLAYTAPVYVAMLAPWLLKEKTRRSDWVFISVTVGGMTLFFLDKLSPSGLWGNIIAIGTGFSYAIFTLCMRAQKDASPVESVIMGHVITALCGLPFMFDAMPDFESWTGLIYLGIFQQGISLALYTWAIKRLGALEAILIMMLEPIFNPLFVAIGYGELPGLWAVIGGLVVMGAVTLRGAMGALRKA encoded by the coding sequence ATGAACGAAAGATCCCGGGCAATGATTCTCATGGCTGTCACGGCACTCATCTGGAGTTCCGGAGGCCTAGCCATCAAGCTGGTGGACATAAATCCCATGGCCATCACGGGGTTCCGGAGCATGCTGGCGGCCCTGACGCTGGGCGTTCTCTTCCGCCGCCGACTCCACTTCTGTTTTTCGCCCATCCAATGGGGTGCGGCCATGGGATATGCCGGGTTGCTCATTACCAATGTGGTCGCCACCAAGCTGACGACCTCGGCCAATGCCATTTTGCTGGCCTATACCGCGCCGGTCTATGTGGCCATGCTTGCGCCGTGGTTGCTCAAGGAAAAGACGCGGCGCAGCGATTGGGTGTTCATCAGCGTGACCGTGGGTGGCATGACCCTCTTTTTTCTCGACAAACTCTCACCCTCCGGCCTGTGGGGCAACATCATCGCCATTGGCACAGGCTTTTCCTATGCCATATTCACCCTGTGCATGCGGGCGCAGAAGGACGCTTCGCCCGTGGAATCGGTCATCATGGGCCATGTAATCACGGCTCTGTGCGGCCTGCCGTTCATGTTCGATGCCATGCCCGATTTCGAAAGCTGGACCGGGCTGATCTATCTCGGCATCTTTCAACAGGGCATCTCCCTGGCGCTGTATACCTGGGCGATCAAACGACTTGGCGCGCTGGAAGCCATCCTCATCATGATGCTGGAGCCGATCTTCAATCCCCTCTTCGTGGCCATCGGCTACGGCGAACTGCCCGGCCTGTGGGCCGTGATCGGCGGACTCGTCGTCATGGGTGCAGTCACGCTACGCGGAGCCATGGGCGCATTGCGAAAAGCGTGA
- a CDS encoding glycine zipper domain-containing protein, translated as MRKILIPLLLICFMMVAYGCANNRAQQGAAVGGLAGATIGALTFNDKLLGAAVGAGVGTLMGYIVGNEWDKADEQKVQQTLEQGRSNEPAQWTNPDTGRSYTATPTPPYVSENKIYRDVTIKSEEGQEIMAKAWRDDQGVWHLKQ; from the coding sequence ATGCGAAAAATACTGATTCCCCTGCTGTTGATTTGTTTCATGATGGTTGCATACGGCTGCGCCAACAACAGGGCGCAACAAGGAGCCGCTGTCGGCGGCCTGGCCGGTGCCACCATCGGCGCGCTGACCTTTAACGACAAGTTGCTCGGCGCTGCGGTCGGCGCAGGTGTCGGTACGCTTATGGGCTACATTGTCGGTAACGAATGGGACAAGGCTGACGAGCAAAAGGTCCAACAGACTCTGGAGCAGGGACGTTCCAACGAGCCTGCGCAGTGGACCAACCCAGACACGGGGCGCTCATACACAGCGACTCCCACTCCGCCTTATGTCTCGGAGAACAAGATTTACCGCGACGTGACCATCAAGAGCGAAGAGGGTCAGGAGATCATGGCCAAGGCCTGGCGCGACGACCAGGGAGTCTGGCACCTCAAGCAGTAG
- a CDS encoding CoB--CoM heterodisulfide reductase iron-sulfur subunit A family protein — translation MSAGPRPADTSSYPGLKWSESGPGTGSRSGFRPFCWLEPQLYSGGVKRMSNNSILVVGGGFAGITAALEAAELGYEVYIVETNPYLGGRVAQLNQYFPKLCPPSCGLEIQFQRIKNNPNVKVITMADVASVSGTAGNYDVKITQRPRYVNEKCTACGDCEKATGTQISSEFDFGTGSRGLAYKTHPFMFPMRYVVDAENASESELAAIKASCPYGAVDLEDAPKTIDLAVGAIVVATGWKPYDVSNLTNLGGGALKNVVTNMQFERLCAPSGPTNGKIQRPSDGAEPKKIAFVQCAGSRDQNHLNYCSYICCMASLKHVRYVRERSDAAATIYYIDLRTPGRYDKFKSITENDEKLSLVKGKVAGIVEDAQGNPIVTVENALTGIKSEETFDMVVLATGMEPSCAGLDVPAGAKDADGFVIDGEGIIAAGCAKQPFDVMKSAQSGTAAAMKAIQTVVGR, via the coding sequence GTGTCCGCGGGCCCCCGGCCCGCGGACACTTCTAGTTATCCGGGGCTAAAATGGTCTGAATCCGGGCCGGGAACGGGCTCCCGGTCCGGGTTTAGGCCATTTTGTTGGCTTGAGCCTCAACTTTATTCGGGAGGAGTTAAGAGAATGTCGAACAACAGTATTCTCGTTGTAGGTGGAGGATTCGCAGGAATCACCGCCGCCCTCGAAGCCGCCGAACTCGGCTACGAGGTTTACATAGTTGAAACGAATCCCTACCTGGGTGGCAGGGTCGCACAGCTGAATCAGTATTTTCCAAAGCTGTGCCCCCCGTCCTGCGGGCTAGAGATTCAGTTCCAGCGGATTAAGAACAACCCCAACGTCAAAGTCATTACCATGGCTGACGTTGCGTCTGTTTCTGGCACTGCCGGAAATTATGACGTCAAGATCACGCAGCGTCCTCGCTACGTGAATGAAAAGTGTACTGCCTGTGGCGATTGTGAGAAAGCCACCGGCACGCAGATCTCTTCCGAATTTGATTTCGGCACCGGCTCTCGTGGTCTGGCATACAAGACCCATCCGTTCATGTTCCCCATGCGCTACGTCGTGGATGCAGAAAACGCATCCGAATCCGAGCTGGCTGCCATCAAGGCTTCCTGCCCGTACGGCGCAGTTGATCTGGAAGATGCACCCAAGACCATCGACCTGGCCGTAGGCGCCATTGTCGTGGCCACTGGCTGGAAGCCGTATGATGTTTCCAACCTGACCAACCTGGGTGGCGGCGCTCTTAAGAACGTGGTCACCAACATGCAGTTCGAGCGTCTGTGCGCACCGAGCGGCCCCACCAACGGCAAGATTCAACGTCCTTCCGACGGCGCAGAGCCCAAGAAGATCGCTTTTGTCCAGTGTGCGGGGTCCCGTGACCAGAATCACCTGAACTACTGTTCCTACATTTGCTGTATGGCTTCTCTGAAGCATGTCCGCTACGTCCGGGAACGTTCCGATGCCGCTGCAACGATCTATTACATTGATCTGCGCACCCCCGGTCGTTACGACAAGTTCAAGTCCATCACCGAGAATGACGAAAAGCTCAGCCTGGTGAAGGGCAAGGTCGCCGGCATCGTCGAAGACGCCCAAGGCAACCCCATCGTCACCGTTGAGAACGCTTTGACGGGCATCAAGTCCGAAGAGACGTTCGACATGGTTGTTCTGGCCACCGGCATGGAGCCCAGCTGCGCTGGTCTCGACGTCCCGGCTGGCGCCAAGGACGCTGACGGTTTCGTCATTGACGGCGAAGGCATCATTGCTGCTGGTTGTGCCAAGCAGCCTTTTGATGTCATGAAGAGCGCCCAGTCCGGCACAGCTGCCGCGATGAAAGCGATTCAAACCGTGGTAGGGAGGTAA